The window ACCTGCCACAAGTTCGGGAATGCTGAAGTCAACATCTAAGCTTTCCCAGTGGACACTACTTCCAGAAGGAGGCATCCAAATATCGGCAAGTTGCTCTGGAGAAGCATTCTTTAAACCTTGTGCCAGCCTTGGGGGAAAACTGAAAATGGCACCGTTTCTCAACCTGATGACAATTAAATCATCAGACTTGTCATAATGCACAGATTCAGCGCGTGGTTGTGTGGCATCAGCCTTTTCTCCAGCTGCCTTTGCTCTGGCAATCTCTTCCTTTAAATTTTCCTCTGTTAACTCAATCTCCCAGTTCTTGAATGCCATGTATTTCTTGCCATTTTCTTAACAGCATTTCTTGATTAGCAGCTACTAGCTTTAGGGCATCTATTATATCTTTGTTTTTCATATTGGGGTTGGCAACAACTACAGAAGGACGTTCTTCTTCGCTGCCAATATTTATTTTGACTTCCTTTTGATTGGTGTCATTTTTCCGGCCTTTAAAGACATGGACATGACAGGGAATGTGGTCATTGGTATAGATATAGACGAAAAGATTTTTCTTTAAATCTTCTAGTACTTTCATTATTTCCTTGGTAAAACATAATAAATATATCCTTCATGGATTTGCTTCGTGGTGATAGTTGAGAGTTTTAAAAGGCTTACTTTTCAAGAGTCTCAGCCCTTGTCTGCCAGTAGAAGGCTCTCACAAAACGAAAATTATATTGAACTTTCGGCTATGTAAGGCTTCTACTGGTCAAAACTAGCTACTTGGCTCGAATACTGACAAGCATTATTCGTGACCTCTCTTTAAGATAACCTAACGCTTGGGTTTATGTCCATACCTGCACGATACTCCACGAGCAGCACAGCAATCACAGCAATCATTGCTAACCTATTCGCCCTCGGATTGCGATCGCACTGCGCCAAAGTCATCGGGCATTTCTTCTAAAGTCCACTTCAGTAGCCGACAAAGCGCTTTGACTTCGCGAGGAGTCATCTTCGGCTCATATAGGCCTGTCTCCCAATTGCTTATAGTTTGATCGGTCTTACCCAGAGCTAGGGCTATGTCTCTTTGAGTTAAGCCTAGTTCCTCTCTCCGCTTTCTTAAGGGTGACTCTCGCTCTTGCTGTCGTTCTTCCGTCATTCTTTCTAAGCCATATTATCCAAGCAGACTTGACAAAGCAATTACAAGTCTGCTTGGATAAGATATATAGGATAAACAAGTAGGTAATCTGGAAAGCCTAAGTCTGGAGCTGTCGCTTCCAGTGTTTCTCAGATGCCTGCCCATTCCTCAGTGTCTTACATAACCGTCATTCCACCAACACCTAGAAAGTCATGCCTTCTCGGTGAATGCCAGTTACCCACAGACTGGAAGTCTGGGGCTATACAAACAAAGCCTGCCTTCGCAGGCTCAAGAAAATTCTGAATTTCAATAGTCCGCGCAGGCGGACTTGGTTTGTGTAGCCGCAGGTTTCAACCTGTCGGCGATTGGCTCACCCATCCATCTAATCAATCCAATACCCATGAGGAAATCAAAAGCGACCGAAGCCTTACGAGTCGCGACAGACGTTGCTGCCATCCGAGCCGCACTTCATAAACGCGGCTACACAATTCGTAAACAACCCAAACAAGCAGCCTGGGCTATTTCTGTCACGCCCAACGAGTGCTATCTCCTAACCTATCAACCCGCCCCCATTAGCGCCTGGGTACTCCATCCCCAAAGCAACGAACCCAACCGCCAAACCCTCCTCACCCTCATTCAAAACACATTAGCCAAACAGCCCAAAACCACTATCAGCAAAGTCTCATGAACTACAAAGCTCAACTATATCCCTGGTGCATCATCCGCCCCTTCCCCAACATGCGGACTCAAATCGTCGGACGCTTCCGCAACCGCAGTGACGCTGAAGGACATCTGCGAGTCCTCAAGCGAATGATTCCAAGTGTTGCCTACCAAATCATGTTCGACATCACGCTAGAAGACTCAGAGAGGGAAGACCTAACCCTCCCAACCTCCTCATCCTCACATTCGGCTCCGGTCGCTCCGGTTCCCTGCAAGGGAAGGGTGGAGGAAGATCTCGGCTCCCCCTCTCCTGGCAGGAGAGGGGCTGGGGGAGAGGTCAACCGAGGAGTGAAACCATCATGACCCGATTATTCCGCCGCCTCCAACCTGCTCAGAAATTCCGAATTACAGTAGGAGCGATTGCCCAAGGGGCACCAGCAAAGCTGATCGCACAACTCCTAAAAATCCCCAAACACCTGATTGTGCGCGTTGAATGCTGGGCGTATGTCCTCTTTGTCCATCGCGGGGATCGCGGCGGACAATTCATCTGTTATCGCCAACTGCGACAGTGGCAAAATGCCGTTGCCTGCCAGATTCAAAACTGCTCAACCTGGCAAGAACTGCGATCGCTATGGCTTGCGATCGAACACGATTACACCAAGTACAAGGAGCAGTACCCCGATGAACATTACCCATTTTTGTGCCAAATCTGGACAAAACACTGGGATATGGTGTGGAACGAGCCAGAATCATCACCCACAGGATTGTAGGGGCGAAGCATTCGGGCGAGCATTTTTGCTGTTCCACCAAGATTTTGATATCCGAATGATTCGCCCTGCCACTGGGGAAGGGCAAAGACAATTTTTTATTTTGACTTTTGAATGCGTGACTTTTGACTTTAAAACTCCGCACTCAACGGCGTCCGAGGGAACGGAATCACATCACGGATATTCCCCATACCCGTCATAAACTGCACCACCCGCTCAAATCCCAAACCAAACCCAGCGTGAGGTACAGTACCGTAGCGACGTAAATCCAGATACCACCATAAATCCTCTGGATTCATCCCCTGACTTTTAATCCGCCTCTCCAAAACATCGAGCCGTTCTTCCCGCTGAGAACCCCCAATAATCTCACCAATCTTAGGAGCAAGAACATCCATTGCAGAGACGGTTTTCTCGTCATCGTCCAAACGCATATAGAATGCTTTGATCCCCACGGGGTAATTGCTGACGATCACGGGTTTCTTAAACAATTCTTCTGCCAAGTACCGCTCATGTTCAGATTGCAAATCTGCACCCCACTCAACGGGAAACTCAAACTTGCGATCCGCTTTTTCCAAAAGTGCGATCGCATCCGTATAAGTAATCCGCTCAAACTGGTTATTAATAATATTCTCCGCCGTAGCGAGAACCGTATTATCAATCCGCTGATTGAAAAACTCCATGTCCTCTGGACACTTCTCCAGCACCGACTTAAAGATGTACCGGAGGAACTCCTCCGCCAAGTCCATGTCTCCTTGCAAATCGCAGAAAGCCATTTCAGGTTCCACCATCCAAAACTCTGCCAGATGTCGGGACGTGTTAGAGTTTTCCGCCCGGAACGTGGGGCCAAAGGTGTAAACATTGGAAAATGCCATTGCCATCACCTCAGCTTCCAATTGCCCACTGACGGTGAGGTAAGCGCGGCGTCCAAAAAAGTCCTGGCTAAAATCAATCTCTTGATTGTCAGTCTTAGGAACGTCTTTTAAGTTCAGGTTGGTAACAGTAAACAACTCACCTGCCCCTTCACAGTCACTTGCTGTGATAATCGGGGTGTGTACCCACAAAAACTCTCGTTCTTGAAAAAACTGATGGATCGCATTGGCACAAGCATTGCGGACGCGGAAAACTGCGCCAAGGGTATTAGTACGCGATCGCAAATGCCCAATCTCCCGCAAAAACTCAAAGGAATGGCGTTTCTTTTGCAATGGGTATTTTTCGGGATCAGCCTCGCCATATACCTTCACACTGGATGCCTTCAACTCAATTCGCTGTCCTTTCGCCGGAGACTCTACCAACACACCCGTCACTTCTACAGAAGCGCCAGTGTTCACTTGCTTGAGTACAGCTTCATACTCTGGCAAGTCAGAATTGAGTACAACTTGCAAATTAGCCATCGATGAGCCATCGTTGACCTCGATAAAAGCAAATCCCTTCAATTCCCGTTTCGTGCGTACCCAGCCTTTGATGGTTACCGATTCGTCAGGCTGACCATTTCGTAATAGTTCTACAATCCGTTGAGTCACCATGTTTCAGACAATCCCCAATAGGTCAATCTAATAAACAATACAAAATACTAAGAAAACCAATCAGCATTAACCTCAGTTTAATCACTATCTTCGGCGGGGATCGAAGGAAAACTGAGAGCGCTGAAACAATTTTGAGCAAAAGGAAGGATAAATGCTGTGGAGCCAGATATTAGATTACGAATCAGTGTTATGGGTTTATTTATCCAATCTGACACTGTACTCATGATTCACAAAATGACAGGGCCAGAACCCGACTGCTGGGATTTACCCGGCGGCGGACTCCAACCCGGTGAACCTATCATTCAAGCTTTAAAGCGAGAAATCCGGGAAGAGACGGGTTTAAGTGAGATTAGAGTCGGAAAACTCTTAACCCTTGTGGAAGGTTTTTTTCCCAATTGGCGAGGACAGCTTTTACATTCTTTGAGCATCATCTACCAATGTGCGGTTGAGAGTGACTCTGTTGTTTACCCAACTGGCGATCGCGAAGTAGGAACGAAGGGAGTCCAGTGGCTACCCGTGGCTGAGTTAACTCCTGATCTGTGCTCAACTCGTAGCTGGAAAGCCTTGCAAGCTCTTGACCTGATTAAAACCTAAAAGTTAGCCAGCACAAGACTTCAGTATCCAGCCAACAACCACACCTAGTCCTCCAAAGCGGACGGCTTGCCAAAAGGGTTCCTTAAGGCTGCCCCAAGAAAATAATCGGCTTTCTAAATTTAGTTCTATCGTTTCCAGTTGCTGTTTTATTTGCTTTAATTCCGCTTGCCTCAGTTGCCGAGTGCTACTGTGCCGCAGTTCTTTTCTTATTTGCTCTCGACGTTGCTGGAGTTCGGCTTGCCGTTTGCGATCACGCTGCACCTGCTCGTAACGTTCTTTCAAGGCTTGTAGATCTCGCTCTACTTCTGATAAGGCTTGCTCAAACTCATCTGCATCACTATCCGGCTGGTTGGAGTCTGAACCAGAAGGCGATCGCTGTAATGGCTCTTCAGGCATCTTTAAATTTGCAGTAAAGTAAGAGTAATTGAGAATGAGCCTGAAGTCATGCCTGAACCCACCCCACTGACCAAAACGAATACTCTCAGTGAACTTAGTACCTTGGAACTCGCGCAGGCGCTTGCAGAGCGTCTGACCATCACGCCCAATGATTGGCACCGATTAAAGTCTAATCGTAAAGCGAGAGCTTGTGAACAAGCTACTGCCGCCTTAGTATTCCTGCTGAAGGAGCAGCCCGAAGAAGCTCTGATTCGATTCCAACAGGCGTCAGGATGGCTGGATCGCTCAATCTCTGCGCCTCCCTGCCCCTCTCATGGGGATCATGGCAGATCAGGGAATTAAGGGTAACCGAGAGCGGCTGTTTACCTGCTTACAGAGTCTTAGTTCTGTCCCTTGGCGATTCCAATGAACTCGATCAAAAATTTGGTGGAGAAGACACAACCCTCTACCATTTTCTGACTCATCACACGGCAGGATGCAGCCCTCTTCATCATGATTACAACTGTCCTGGGAAAAACCAGAGCCTTCGTCTGATATTACCCACCAATATTCGTCATGAACAACTGAAAATTGAACCACTACTGC of the Allocoleopsis franciscana PCC 7113 genome contains:
- a CDS encoding helix-turn-helix transcriptional regulator translates to MTEERQQERESPLRKRREELGLTQRDIALALGKTDQTISNWETGLYEPKMTPREVKALCRLLKWTLEEMPDDFGAVRSQSEGE
- the asnS gene encoding asparagine--tRNA ligase, whose translation is MVTQRIVELLRNGQPDESVTIKGWVRTKRELKGFAFIEVNDGSSMANLQVVLNSDLPEYEAVLKQVNTGASVEVTGVLVESPAKGQRIELKASSVKVYGEADPEKYPLQKKRHSFEFLREIGHLRSRTNTLGAVFRVRNACANAIHQFFQEREFLWVHTPIITASDCEGAGELFTVTNLNLKDVPKTDNQEIDFSQDFFGRRAYLTVSGQLEAEVMAMAFSNVYTFGPTFRAENSNTSRHLAEFWMVEPEMAFCDLQGDMDLAEEFLRYIFKSVLEKCPEDMEFFNQRIDNTVLATAENIINNQFERITYTDAIALLEKADRKFEFPVEWGADLQSEHERYLAEELFKKPVIVSNYPVGIKAFYMRLDDDEKTVSAMDVLAPKIGEIIGGSQREERLDVLERRIKSQGMNPEDLWWYLDLRRYGTVPHAGFGLGFERVVQFMTGMGNIRDVIPFPRTPLSAEF
- a CDS encoding ATP-binding protein; the encoded protein is MIAISTRPIGRNWGTISFASTLYLAPILDLLLEQIPRQWQPEIRLGLQEALVNAAKHGNNLDPSKAVVVQFSVVHDEYWWVISDEGSGFSQDSCNHDEEGCILPCDESENGRGLCLLHQIFDRVHWNRQGTELRLCKQVNSRSRLPLIP
- a CDS encoding DUF6439 family protein, which encodes MPEPTPLTKTNTLSELSTLELAQALAERLTITPNDWHRLKSNRKARACEQATAALVFLLKEQPEEALIRFQQASGWLDRSISAPPCPSHGDHGRSGN
- a CDS encoding NUDIX domain-containing protein, translated to MGLFIQSDTVLMIHKMTGPEPDCWDLPGGGLQPGEPIIQALKREIREETGLSEIRVGKLLTLVEGFFPNWRGQLLHSLSIIYQCAVESDSVVYPTGDREVGTKGVQWLPVAELTPDLCSTRSWKALQALDLIKT
- a CDS encoding DUF4160 domain-containing protein, yielding MKVLEDLKKNLFVYIYTNDHIPCHVHVFKGRKNDTNQKEVKINIGSEEERPSVVVANPNMKNKDIIDALKLVAANQEMLLRKWQEIHGIQELGD
- a CDS encoding DUF2442 domain-containing protein; translated protein: MAFKNWEIELTEENLKEEIARAKAAGEKADATQPRAESVHYDKSDDLIVIRLRNGAIFSFPPRLAQGLKNASPEQLADIWMPPSGSSVHWESLDVDFSIPELVAGIFGTKSWMAELGRKGGQATSSTKSAAARKNGKKGGRPRKNNTLASKKV